A DNA window from Naumovozyma dairenensis CBS 421 chromosome 7, complete genome contains the following coding sequences:
- the HYP2 gene encoding translation elongation factor eIF-5A (similar to Saccharomyces cerevisiae HYP2 (YEL034W) and ANB1 (YJR047C); ancestral locus Anc_1.478), producing MSDDEQHTFETADAGSSATYPMQCSALRKNGFVVIKGRPCKIVDMSTSKTGKHGHAKVHLVAIDIFTSKKLEDLSPSTHNMECPVVKRTEYQLLDIDDGYLSLMTMDGETKDDVKMPEGELGETMRAAFDEGKDLMVTIIAAMGEEAAISFKEAPQGN from the coding sequence ATGTCTGACGATGAACAACACACTTTCGAAACCGCTGATGCTGGTTCCTCTGCTACTTACCCAATGCAATGTTCTGCCTTAAGAAAGAACGGTTTCGTCGTTATTAAGGGTAGACCATGTAAGATTGTTGATATGTCCACTTCTAAGACTGGTAAGCACGGTCACGCTAAAGTTCATTTAGTCGCTATAGATATTTTCACTAGTaagaaattggaagatTTATCTCCATCTACTCATAACATGGAATGTCCAGTCGTTAAGAGAACTGAAtatcaattattagatatCGATGACGGTTACTTATCTTTGATGACCATGGATGGTGAAACTAAAGATGACGTTAAAATGCCTGAAGGTGAATTAGGTGAAACTATGAGAGCTGCTTTCGATGAAGGTAAGGATTTAATGGTCACTATTATTGCTGCCATGGGTGAAGAAGCTGCTATCTCTTTCAAGGAAGCTCCACAAGgtaattaa
- the NDAI0G00360 gene encoding uncharacterized protein gives MSRPTFDNELDFLDNDDTISRKTSSPFLNNSSSSSSSSSSSSSSSSSSNLKKKLNQLYLTIERYTLSTLRKLLFFFRKNPLLKFIILVITLIIIISVTHPKGKKSIQKVGYQYYNTIYGSKEVSRKEDLLNIDVTQKLRFKNWENSPITHQMRHQDYIEDELIGYVSNLDLKKLNIEKDNDDNDNNGHGHGSKKLENEFHKDYDTLVKCEDLQYTNIIEHSRWNKILEDDLMELRRDLRKNDKFLGKELSSDNEKDWSEEKIINEHWMRFGGSSVWLEREQCHVMFSRIVYTRNGVRDHPHVSMIRAQAFDKDWNELIGKRIPYNDLIPHKDIELEIQKLDEELGMHSCDHLKKDKTLYETCVVDNTRREMEAKKRKEEILSQYFITYPTVLDIKYNTNGDWKGPEDPHVILRKTDNMEEPLVIFNMEDDEEEKRRVFSFMPHRRNTPLIKFTLPDASRKFKEKEKNWAPFFHQTSSESAFSRGIIYFIYSFSPLEILKCSLNDGICEMVFEAKTLDLSDDNKFGGMRGGTQFVPLPELLPHVKGKQIWVGFPKLHIEHCGCGERFYRPMLSLLVESNGVYHQELAVPDIDFDMDVLSWDQKGTHCGQHNVLSPNSIDSWEVASQTSHPKRFEDYMTLTFSEADANTRVIILRGILNYILNMYKEKDMMENFEVSKKSSIIIGQTLKCVVKQSKEDCKVYGDAHPEPKEN, from the coding sequence aTGTCAAGACCTACATTCGACAATGAACTTGATTTCCtcgataatgatgatactaTATCTAGGAAAACATCCAGTCCTTtcttaaataattcatcatcatcatcgtcatcatcttcatcatcttcatcatcttcatcatcatccaacttgaaaaaaaagttaaaCCAACTCTACCTCACAATAGAAAGATATACTCTTTCCACTTTAAGGAAactattattctttttcaggaaaaatccattattgaaattcatcatattaGTCATCACAttaatcataatcataaGTGTCACACATCCAAAGGGTAAGAAATCAATTCAAAAAGTTggatatcaatattataatacCATATATGGCTCTAAAGAAGTCTCTAGAAAggaagatttattaaatattgatGTTACACAAAAATTAAGATTTAAAAATTGGGAAAATTCTCCAATTACTCATCAAATGAGACATCAAGATTAtatagaagatgaattaattgGTTATGTATCTAAtttagatttgaaaaaactGAATATTGAGAAAGATAACgacgataatgataataatggtcATGGTCATGGTtctaaaaaattagaaaatgaatttcatAAGGATTATGATACTTTAGTGAAATGTGAAGATTTACAATATACGAATATTATTGAACATTCAAGAtggaataaaattttagaagatgatttaaTGGAATTAAGACGTGATTTAAggaaaaatgataaattccttggtaaagaattaagttcagataatgaaaaggatTGGTCAGAGgagaaaattattaatgaacaTTGGATGAGATTTGGTGGATCTTCAGTTTGGTTAGAAAGGGAACAATGTCATGTTATGTTTTCAAGAATAGTTTATACTCGTAATGGTGTTAGAGATCATCCTCATGTTTCCATGATTAGAGCTCAAGCTTTTGATAAAGATTGGAATGAATTGATTGGTAAAAGAATCCcatataatgatttaattcCCCACaaagatattgaattagaaatacAAAAActagatgaagaattaggTATGCATTCATGTgatcatttgaagaaagataaAACATTATATGAAACATGTGTTGTAGATAATACGAGACGTGAAATGGAGGCTAAAAAGaggaaagaagaaatcttATCACAATATTTTATAACATATCCAACTGTATTagatattaaatataacaCGAATGGTGATTGGAAAGGTCCAGAAGATCCTCATGTAATTTTAAGAAAAACTGACAATATGGAAGAACCATTGgtcattttcaatatggaagatgatgaagaagaaaagagaagagTATTTTCATTCATGCCACATAGAAGAAACACAccattaattaaatttacATTACCAGATGCATCACgtaaatttaaagaaaaagagaagaattGGGCACCATTTTTCCATCAAACTTCTTCAGAAAGTGCATTTTCAAGAGGtataatttatttcatttattcattttcacCATTAgaaattttaaaatgtTCATTAAATGATGGTATTTGTGAGATGGTTTTTGAAGCCAAGACTTTAGATCTTtctgatgataataaattcgGTGGTATGAGAGGTGGTACACAATTTGTTCCCCTACCAGAATTATTACCACATGTTAAAGGTAAACAAATATGGGTTGGTTTCCCCAAGTTACATATTGAACATTGTGGTTGTGGTGAAAGATTTTATAGACCAATGTTAAGTTTACTTGTTGAAAGTAATGGTGTTTATCATCAAGAATTAGCAGTTCCtgatattgattttgatatGGATGTGTTATCATGGGATCAAAAGGGTACACATTGTGGACAACATAATGTTTTAAGTCCAAATTCCATTGATTCATGGGAAGTTGCTAGTCAAACTTCACATCCGAAGAGGTTTGAAGATTATATGACTTTAACGTTTAGTGAAGCAGATGCTAATACAAGGGTTATTATACTAAGAGgaattttgaattatattttaaacatgtataaagaaaaggatatgatggaaaattttgaagttAGTAAAAAAtcttctattattattggacAAACTCTAAAATGTGTTGTTAAACAATCGAAGGAAGATTGTAAAGTATATGGTGATGCTCATCCTGAACCAAAGGAAAATTAG